One Hippoglossus stenolepis isolate QCI-W04-F060 chromosome 9, HSTE1.2, whole genome shotgun sequence genomic region harbors:
- the thoc5 gene encoding THO complex subunit 5 homolog, which produces MSSDALKKRKSKVVRSEGGTPEMKRGRGEGDQQDARVYNEEVELDGRDPEQDYLQYKESCESLATLMNEIQELKSNGAKEGCAEVEQRRMQSCIHFMNLKKLNRLAHMRLKRGRDQTHDAKQKVDVLHLQLQNLLYEVMHLQKEISKCLEFKSKHEEIDLVSEEEFYQEAPAEISRPNLTKNDPHQLTLARLDWELEQRKRLAEKYKESQSTKEKNQKSIEVKKEHLTSLQPGLNAIMQASVPVQEYLSMPFEQTQKQTEIARHLPPPLYVLFVQANAYGQACDKNLSVSISGDVEEAKALSKPPEDSQDDDSDSDAEEEQEKTKRRRPTTGGQLDDKRREMLKRHPLSLCLDLKCKDGSILHLFFYYLMNLNIMTVKTKVSTTTDLTTAISAGDLLKSETLVSCLYSSDQGRETPNPANRYQFDKVGIVCFADYVEELGHPYMWVQSLGGLHFPSDASDGVRVGSSLSASHMENTMKLLRGRVQSRLALHKQFASLEHSIIPVSAECQHLFPAKVVSRLARWTTIAHQEYMDLPYTRHVTEAGLAKETGLYFMAVVERGTARLQAAVVLSPRYPAISPLFSLSLSWKGERSGRTDDNLRAMECEVNVFKNELQGPRPGHQLLTNQIERLCVCLDVYLETEGQDDSVEGPREFPREKMCLRTVRGPNRLKPFKYNHPQGFFSHR; this is translated from the exons ATGTCGTCGGACGCCCTGAAGAAGCGAAAGTCGAAGGTCGTCCGCAGTGAAGGAGGAACCCCGGAGATGAAACGAGGTCGCGGAGAGGGGGACCAGCAG gATGCACGTGTGTATaatgaggaggtggagctggatGGCCGTGACCCTGAGCAAGACTATCTGCAGTACAAAGAGTCGTGTGAGAGTTTGGCCACGCTCATGAATGAGATCCAGGAGCTTAAATCCAATGGAGCCAAGGAGGGG TGTGCCGAGGTCGAGCAGAGACGTATGCAGAGCTGCATCCACTTCATGAATCTGAAAAAACTCAATCGTCTGGCTCACATGCGActaaagagaggcagagaccaAACACATGAT GCAAAGCAGAAAGTGGACGTGCTGCACCTTCAGCTACAGAACCTGCTGTATGAAGTTATGCATCTTCAGAAGGAGATCAGCAAGTGTCTAGAGTTCAA ATCCAAGCACGAGGAGATAGACTTGGTCTCTGAGGAGGAGTTCTACCAGGAGGCCCCAGCAGAGATATCCAGGCCCAACCTCACAAAAAATGACCCCCACCAACTCACACTGGCTCGACTGGACTGGGAGCTTGAACAGAGAAAGAG GTTGGCAGAGAAATACAAGGAGTCACAGTCCACAAAGGAGAAGAACCAGAAGAGCATTGAGGTGAAGAAGGAACATCTGACAAGTTTACAGCCAGGACTGAACGCCATCATGCAG GCCTCTGTCCCAGTGCAGGAGTACCTCTCCATGCCTTttgaacagacacagaaacagactgagATCGCCCGCcatctccctccacctctgtaTGTCCTGTTTGTTCAAGCCAATGCCTACGGCCAGGCCTGCG acaAGAACCTGAGTGTGTCAATCAGTGGTGACGTGGAAGAGGCCAAGGCCTTGTCAAAACCTCCAGAAGATTCCCAGG ATGATGATAGTGATTCAGATGCTGAGGAAGAGCAAGAGAAAACG aagaggagaaggcCAACTACAGGTGGTCAGCTGGACGACAAAAGACGAGAGATGCTGAAGAGGcaccctctgtccctctgcttAGACCTCAAGTGTAAAG ATGGCAGcatcctccatctcttcttctaCTACCTGATGAATCTGAACATTATGACGGTCAAGACCAAGGTCTCCACCACCACAGACCTGACCACAGCCATCAGTGCAgg AGATTTGCTGAAATCAGAGACTCTAGTCAGCTGTCTCTACTCTAGTGACCAGGGACGGGAAACACCCAATCCAGCGAATCGTTACCAGTTTGATAAAGTGGG GATTGTTTGCTTTGCTGATTACGTGGAGGAGCTGGGCCATCCCTACATGTGGGTTCAGAGTCTTGGAGGACTGCATTTTCCGAGTGATGCTTCAGAC GGTGTGCGTGTGGGCAGTTCACTGAGTGCCAGCCACATGGAGAACACCATGAAGCTGCTGAGGGGACGGGTCCAGTCCCGCTTGGCTTTGCACAAACAGTTTGCCTCTTTAG agcaCAGCATCATCCCAGTCTCTGCTGAGTGTCAACACCTCTTTCCTGCCAAGGTTGTCTCCCGTTTAGCTCGCTGGACCACGATCGCTCACCAGGAGTacatg GATCTGCCATATACGCGTCATGTGACTGAGGCTGGTCTGGCAAAGGAGACTGGTCTGTACTTCATGGCAGTGGTTGAACGAGGCACAG CTCGTCTCCAGGCCGCAGTGGTGCTGAGTCCACGTTACCCAGCgatctctcctcttttctccctctccctcagctGGAAGGGTGAACGCAGTGGACGCACTGATGACAACCTTCGA GCCATGGAATGTGAGGTCAACGTGTTCAAAAACGAACTACAGGGACCACGTCCAGGACACCAGCTCCTGACCAATCAGATTGAACGCCTGTGTGTCTGCCTGGATGTGTATTTGGAGACTGAAGGACAAGATGACAGCGTGGAGGGACCACGAGAGTTCCCCCGTGAAAAGATGTGCCTGCGCACAGTCAG GGGTCCAAATCGTCTGAAGCCGTTCAAGTACAACCACCCTCAGGGCTTCTTCAGTCATCGCTGA